A window of the Lactuca sativa cultivar Salinas chromosome 5, Lsat_Salinas_v11, whole genome shotgun sequence genome harbors these coding sequences:
- the LOC111876598 gene encoding uncharacterized protein LOC111876598, protein MANTSFMTRNENHDDASSSNMIKTCDNSNAAPWSDLNHDALFIVMMQLGVVDFLAFSRVCKSWRSVSLSNKKRFMASKPPMLMRISTRGNEKEYCLEDFGGRKFKSIIPHSKRRIYVGLICGYLILYGWATRDFWLVNPITGHELHFPRVPAYIYSGESRVSAILVFSSSTSKCVFFISKRCTCQIWFSLAREGTWNHVSSISNIFDIHAFKGKIYTLHSIDHYSWEVGHLCEMRLNPEPKLTLLEAKDFLKQHFLKPKFVSLGENLTLMETYFRDSYNVHEVDLGKMKWVPFEETRDEYEFFNIDTGPIPAIIRESLVDPQS, encoded by the coding sequence ATGGCTAATACAAGTTTTATGACTAGAAACGAGAATCATGATGATGCATCAAGTAGTAACATGATCAAGACTTGTGACAACAGTAATGCAGCACCATGGTCAGATCTTAACCATGATGCGCTTTTTATAGTTATGATGCAACTTGGAGTTGTTGATTTTCTTGCATTCAGCAGAGTTTGCAAGTCATGGAGGTCAGTCTCACTCTCTAACAAGAAAAGGtttatggcatccaaaccacccaTGTTAATGCGTATCTCTACTCGTGGTAATGAGAAAGAGTACTGCTTGGAGGACTTTGGAGGAAGAAAATTCAAATCCATAATTCCCCATTCTAAAAGAAGGATCTATGTTGGATTAATTTGTGGTTACTTGATCTTGTATGGGTGGGCAACCAGGGACTTCTGGCTTGTGAATCCTATCACAGGACATGAACTTCATTTCCCTCGTGTCCCCGCATATATCTATAGCGGTGAATCAAGAGTTAGTGCTATCCTTGTCTTTTCATCTTCAACATCTAAATGTGTGTTTTTTATCTCAAAGAGATGCACTTGTCAAATATGGTTTTCTTTAGCGCGTGAAGGAACATGGAATCATGTGTCTTCCATTTCCAACATCTTTGATATACATGCTTTCAAGGGGAAGATATATACCTTACACTCTATTGATCATTATTCATGGGAAGTAGGACATTTATGTGAAATGAGACTCAATCCAGAGCCCAAACTGACGTTACTCGAAGCCAAGGATTTTCTGAAGCAACACTTCTTGAAACCGAAGTTTgtaagtttgggtgaaaatctgaCTCTGATGGAAACCTATTTCAGAGATTCTTACAATGTTCATGAAGTGGATTTAGGCAAAATGAAATGGGTGCCGTTTGAAGAGACAAGAGATGAATATGAATTTTTTAATATCGACACCGGGCCTATTCCTGCTATTATACGGGAGTCATTGGTTGACCCTCAGTCATGA